The genomic stretch CAAAAAGCATGGTAAGAAATCCAAGCCCTCCAACGATCCACATGCCAACATTTCCTCCCGGAACTCGATAGGTTCGTTTTACATTCGGATATTTATATCTCAACTTGATACCAGCAGCAAATAAGAGCAAATACATAACTGCGTACAGCACCGTCGTCAGGATAAGCACCATGAAGAAACCTGCATTTACTGCCGGGACAACCACGTAAATAAGTGCAACCAGCGTGATCATGCTTGCCTGGACCAGCACGAAATGTATTGGCACACCAGCACTATTAGTCTTCTGCCACCATCTGGGCATAAAGCCATTCTTTGCTACCTGGAGCATTGCCGTGGAAGGTCCAAGCACCCAGGTGCTGAGTTGACCAAAAGCACCGACTGCTGCCATGAATGCCACAACAGGAATAAGCCAATTGACATTTTGCTGATTAAAGAACACTGTAAATGTTTGCATTATACCTGATGCCAAGTTAATTGAACTTCTTGGTTCAGCGATCTCTATAGCAAAAGCGCCGAAGATATTCATCAGCATAATAAGCACTGCCGCAACGAGCATGGCAAGAGGATAGTTCTTCTGGGGATTACTCACTTCATTAGCATGCACCGAAGATACCTCCATTCCTGAGTAAAGAAAGATTATCCCCACAAAGAATGCAAGGTTTCCGATGCTTGAAAAATTTGGAAATAATTGTCCCCACGAAAACTTCGGAAGCTGAATGGGGTTTTTCCCAAGAAAGTATGCTAATCCAAATCCGAGAATCAATATGAAAGGAATAAGCACACCTACCAGGAAGCCAACCGAGCTGATCAAACTCCCGGACTTCAATCCCTTTAAGTTGAAGATCGTAGCCACCC from Candidatus Cloacimonadota bacterium encodes the following:
- a CDS encoding amino acid permease, whose amino-acid sequence is MEKSTHKLNLFKLVMITLAFIMSIRNLPMLAETGWAQIFYMLVAAIIFLIPTALISAELATGWPSAGGVYKWIKLAFGDRAAFIGSWMLWVQMFFGMVMIGSFIAAMIAFIFKPELANNNIYIAVVTIAIYWVATIFNLKGLKSGSLISSVGFLVGVLIPFILILGFGLAYFLGKNPIQLPKFSWGQLFPNFSSIGNLAFFVGIIFLYSGMEVSSVHANEVSNPQKNYPLAMLVAAVLIMLMNIFGAFAIEIAEPRSSINLASGIMQTFTVFFNQQNVNWLIPVVAFMAAVGAFGQLSTWVLGPSTAMLQVAKNGFMPRWWQKTNSAGVPIHFVLVQASMITLVALIYVVVPAVNAGFFMVLILTTVLYAVMYLLLFAAGIKLRYKYPNVKRTYRVPGGNVGMWIVGGLGFLTMLFVIVISFFPPANLKIGSPTFYVIFMALGLIVFVSLPIIIYACRKPEWKAVENKKEENKGE